A single region of the Caballeronia insecticola genome encodes:
- a CDS encoding 2,5-dihydroxypyridine 5,6-dioxygenase produces MPVSDYQMVDAWTRVLKLSRLEPGQTVTILTSASTHPQTLATALIATQAMGAIVNRLDLPPVNGEKALSRDSLAYLGTTPLTGNRAAIAALKESDLVLDLMTLLFSPEQLDILKTGTKILLAVEPPEILTRLVPTPADRERVLAAQARIARAREMHIVSAAGTDFRCPLGEFEPIAEYGFVDEPGRWDHWPSGFALTFPNDRHAHGRIVIDRGDILLPQKRYVQDRIELTVEGGYATRIEGGIDAELLSEYMATFDDPEGYAISHIGWGLQARAHWSTLGLYDREATIGMDARAFEGNFLFSLGPNNEAGGSRTTTCHIDIPLRHCDVYLDGEAVVRNGVVLDR; encoded by the coding sequence ATGCCAGTCAGTGACTATCAGATGGTCGATGCATGGACCCGTGTGCTCAAGCTTTCGCGCCTGGAGCCGGGCCAGACCGTCACCATTCTCACGAGTGCATCCACGCATCCTCAAACGCTTGCGACCGCGCTCATCGCGACGCAGGCAATGGGCGCCATCGTCAATCGTCTCGATCTTCCGCCCGTCAACGGCGAGAAGGCGCTGAGCCGCGATTCGCTGGCTTATCTCGGCACGACACCGCTAACCGGGAATCGCGCGGCAATCGCCGCGCTGAAGGAAAGCGATCTCGTGCTCGACTTGATGACGCTGCTGTTTTCGCCCGAGCAACTCGATATTCTGAAGACAGGGACGAAGATTCTGCTCGCCGTGGAGCCGCCGGAAATTCTCACGCGACTCGTGCCGACGCCTGCCGATCGCGAACGCGTGCTCGCCGCGCAGGCACGCATCGCACGCGCGCGCGAGATGCATATCGTGTCGGCGGCCGGCACGGACTTTCGGTGCCCGTTGGGTGAGTTCGAGCCGATCGCCGAATACGGTTTCGTCGATGAACCCGGCCGCTGGGACCACTGGCCGAGCGGCTTCGCGCTGACCTTTCCGAACGATCGACACGCGCATGGCCGCATCGTGATCGATCGCGGCGATATCCTGCTGCCGCAAAAGCGCTACGTGCAGGATCGCATCGAGCTAACGGTGGAAGGCGGTTATGCGACGCGCATCGAAGGTGGCATCGATGCCGAGCTGCTGAGCGAATACATGGCGACCTTCGACGATCCAGAAGGGTACGCAATCTCGCATATCGGCTGGGGCCTGCAAGCGCGTGCGCACTGGTCGACGCTCGGTCTTTACGATCGCGAGGCGACTATCGGCATGGACGCGCGCGCGTTCGAAGGCAATTTCCTGTTCTCGCTCGGGCCCAACAACGAAGCGGGCGGAAGCCGCACGACCACCTGTCATATCGATATCCCTCTGCGCCATTGCGATGTATATCTCGATGGCGAAGCCGTCGTTCGCAACGGCGTGGTACTCGACCGCTAA
- a CDS encoding alpha/beta fold hydrolase: MSSYLYGANVQANGIRQHYLRYGGTRAERDPVIIVPGITSPAVTWGFVAEHIGKTFDTYVLDVRGRGLSFASESLDYSLDAQAADLIAFATTLGFERYSVIGHSMGARIGIRAARAKPVGMARIAMIDPPVSGPGRRPYPSQLPWYIDSIRQSREGMSADAMRAFCPTWTNEQLALRAEWLHTCDERAIRASFEGFHTDDIHADLPHLKIPALLVTAGRGDVVRDADVDEIRALVPQLEHVRVPDAGHMIPWDDEAGFYAALGDFLGASLSEQGGRHASQ, encoded by the coding sequence ATGTCGAGCTATCTATACGGCGCGAACGTTCAGGCAAACGGCATCCGTCAACACTATCTACGCTATGGCGGTACGCGCGCGGAACGCGACCCCGTGATCATCGTGCCGGGCATCACGAGTCCGGCTGTCACGTGGGGCTTCGTCGCGGAGCATATCGGCAAGACGTTCGATACCTACGTGCTCGACGTGCGGGGACGCGGCCTGTCGTTCGCATCGGAATCGCTCGATTACAGCCTCGATGCGCAAGCGGCCGATTTGATTGCATTCGCAACTACTTTGGGATTCGAGCGTTACAGCGTCATCGGCCATTCGATGGGCGCGCGTATCGGCATTCGCGCGGCGCGTGCGAAGCCCGTAGGCATGGCGCGCATTGCGATGATCGATCCTCCCGTGTCAGGTCCGGGACGCCGGCCGTATCCGTCGCAATTGCCTTGGTATATCGATTCGATTCGCCAGTCGCGGGAAGGCATGAGCGCGGATGCGATGCGCGCCTTCTGCCCGACCTGGACCAACGAGCAACTCGCGTTGCGCGCCGAATGGCTGCATACGTGCGACGAACGCGCGATCCGCGCGAGCTTCGAGGGCTTTCATACCGACGACATTCACGCCGATCTTCCGCATCTGAAGATACCCGCGCTACTCGTTACGGCGGGACGCGGCGACGTCGTGCGTGATGCCGATGTCGACGAGATACGCGCGCTTGTGCCGCAACTCGAACATGTGCGCGTACCCGATGCGGGCCACATGATTCCGTGGGATGACGAAGCCGGTTTCTACGCGGCGCTCGGCGATTTTCTGGGTGCATCACTCAGCGAACAAGGAGGCAGGCATGCCAGTCAGTGA
- a CDS encoding MFS transporter produces MATSLSERSQRVVTRHEFTLIVASSFGALLEWYDFYIYAALAATFSTLFFPSGNDTVAFLASLATFGAGFLVRPLGALFFGRLGDRIGRKYTFMATIVLMGIATVGVGLLPSFEKIGMLAPVLLVALRLLQGFALGGETGGAATYLAEHSPRNRRGFYTSSLQTTATLGLLTSIVAVSVSRASMDEAAFQNWGWRLPFLVSVVLLAISVYLRTKLAESPTFREMKQAGRLSKSPIAESFGRWANLKYVLIMLFSTASGVGVVFGTGHFYSMYFLQNTLKVAPNTVNLFLAIALIAVFPFYVVFGWLSDRIGRKWIMMLACLLLAVTTQPIFHALTHYANPQLEAFQQRAPVTVRANDCRFTLFSAPVTECDRIRSFLSASGVSYSRLPQQAGEGVSTEVGSIMVHGSDRRQLEQALIASGWSAHADPARIDAPMVVFLMWLLLLYLAMVYGPMAAFMVELFPARIRYTSLSLPFHLGSGWFGGMLPFVVSAMAVARGNVYFGLWYPIVIALVSFAVGALFVPETYRRDITQ; encoded by the coding sequence ATGGCCACGTCTCTTTCGGAGCGGTCGCAGCGCGTAGTCACGCGACACGAGTTCACGCTGATTGTTGCGTCGTCGTTCGGCGCGCTGCTCGAATGGTATGACTTCTATATCTATGCGGCGCTGGCGGCCACATTCAGCACCTTGTTCTTTCCGAGCGGCAACGATACCGTCGCGTTTCTCGCGAGCCTCGCCACATTCGGCGCGGGCTTTCTCGTGCGTCCGCTCGGTGCGCTGTTTTTCGGCCGGCTCGGCGATCGAATCGGACGCAAGTACACGTTCATGGCGACCATCGTGCTGATGGGTATTGCGACAGTCGGCGTGGGCTTGCTGCCCTCGTTCGAGAAGATCGGCATGCTGGCGCCGGTCCTGCTCGTGGCGCTTCGTCTGTTGCAGGGATTCGCGCTCGGCGGCGAAACGGGCGGCGCAGCCACGTATCTCGCGGAACACTCGCCGCGCAATCGGCGAGGCTTTTATACGAGTTCGTTGCAGACGACCGCGACGCTCGGCTTGCTCACGTCTATCGTGGCTGTCAGCGTGAGCCGCGCCTCGATGGACGAAGCCGCCTTCCAGAACTGGGGTTGGCGTCTGCCGTTTCTCGTCTCGGTCGTGCTGCTCGCGATCTCGGTGTATTTGCGCACGAAGCTCGCGGAGTCGCCGACGTTTCGCGAGATGAAGCAGGCGGGCAGACTGTCGAAGTCGCCGATAGCGGAGAGCTTCGGCAGATGGGCGAACCTGAAATACGTGCTCATCATGTTGTTCAGCACGGCATCGGGCGTGGGCGTCGTGTTCGGGACCGGGCATTTCTACTCGATGTATTTCCTGCAAAACACGCTGAAGGTTGCACCGAACACGGTGAACCTTTTCCTCGCGATTGCGCTGATTGCCGTGTTTCCGTTCTATGTCGTGTTCGGCTGGTTATCCGATCGCATCGGACGAAAGTGGATCATGATGCTCGCATGCCTGCTGCTCGCGGTGACGACGCAGCCGATCTTTCATGCGCTCACGCACTACGCCAATCCGCAGCTCGAAGCATTCCAGCAGCGTGCGCCCGTCACGGTCCGTGCGAACGATTGCCGCTTTACGCTGTTCTCTGCGCCGGTCACGGAATGCGACCGCATACGCTCGTTTCTGAGCGCATCCGGCGTGTCGTACAGTCGCTTGCCGCAGCAAGCAGGCGAGGGCGTATCGACGGAAGTCGGCTCGATCATGGTGCACGGCAGTGATCGTCGACAACTGGAGCAGGCGTTGATCGCATCCGGATGGAGCGCCCATGCCGACCCTGCGCGGATCGATGCGCCGATGGTCGTCTTCCTGATGTGGCTGTTGTTGCTCTATCTGGCGATGGTCTATGGACCGATGGCCGCGTTCATGGTCGAGCTTTTCCCTGCGCGCATTCGCTATACGTCGCTATCGTTGCCGTTTCATCTTGGCTCGGGCTGGTTCGGCGGCATGCTGCCGTTCGTGGTGTCCGCGATGGCGGTCGCGCGCGGCAACGTGTATTTCGGGCTCTGGTATCCGATCGTGATTGCGCTAGTCTCGTTCGCGGTCGGCGCGCTCTTCGTGCCGGAGACGTACCGCCGCGACATCACGCAATGA
- a CDS encoding N-carbamoylsarcosine amidohydrolase codes for MFHDIETYARQSFGSSLAPQAPVGLLIVDFVNGFANPEVFGGGNIPQAIENTIPLLAHAREKRWPVAHSRIVFADDDTDHNIFTMKVPGLLALKEQSHNSAIVPQLTPRKGELVVRKTVPSAFFGTSLAAWLTQHGVRTLVIAGAVTSGCVRSSVVDAMQYGFRPFVLSDCVGDRALAPHEANLFDMAQKYAAVMKRDEALELLKDL; via the coding sequence ATGTTCCACGATATCGAAACTTATGCGCGTCAGAGCTTCGGCTCGTCGCTTGCGCCGCAGGCTCCGGTCGGGCTGTTGATCGTCGACTTCGTGAACGGCTTTGCGAATCCCGAGGTGTTCGGCGGCGGCAATATTCCTCAGGCGATCGAGAACACCATTCCCTTGCTGGCGCATGCGCGCGAGAAGCGCTGGCCGGTGGCGCACAGCCGTATCGTCTTCGCCGACGACGACACCGATCACAACATCTTCACGATGAAAGTGCCCGGTCTGCTCGCGCTGAAAGAGCAATCCCATAACAGCGCGATCGTGCCGCAACTCACGCCGCGCAAGGGCGAACTCGTCGTGCGCAAGACGGTGCCGTCGGCGTTCTTCGGTACGTCGCTTGCAGCGTGGCTGACACAGCACGGCGTGCGCACGCTCGTGATTGCAGGCGCTGTGACAAGCGGATGCGTGCGCTCATCCGTGGTCGATGCAATGCAATATGGCTTCCGTCCGTTCGTGCTGTCCGATTGCGTCGGCGATCGTGCGCTTGCGCCGCACGAAGCGAATCTGTTCGATATGGCGCAGAAGTATGCCGCCGTGATGAAGCGCGACGAAGCACTCGAACTGCTCAAGGATCTTTGA